One window from the genome of Gadus morhua chromosome 16, gadMor3.0, whole genome shotgun sequence encodes:
- the apbb1 gene encoding LOW QUALITY PROTEIN: amyloid-beta A4 precursor protein-binding family B member 1 (The sequence of the model RefSeq protein was modified relative to this genomic sequence to represent the inferred CDS: inserted 5 bases in 3 codons), translating into MGGHDDDMSYAINKQKQDEELKNNLNDSGHWVDQESTGNNAKWVKEGRNQLRKVAKHQDHNCNINQNGNEEDFLLHKLSTEGEQQGVLGKSPKTAIIPDLNDEESSKVLIDSLEAPEEEEEEEQRKEEDDKEKEEEKSEEEEEEEDESSVAEGERAVEEEQRSDTESQSEGAAVGRNTCLLFSNVSGTPSDEEASWPALSQEATDQAPDSTPNGNRDTFWESNAFETDTDLPSGWMRVRDTSGTYYWHIPTGTTQWEPPSAXGQAGDCVMSSSMSLETTPARKRGEEPWVHLSHPDEGASDTELWKEAEVTSDQSLKEFEGATLRYALFSYNCSQSEEELKLRPLCTDLESKCFAVRSXGWVEMSEDDMAPGKSSVAVNNCIRQLSYHKHNLHDTVGIWGTGKDMLMVLENDTMNLIDPLGQTLLHAQPIASIRVWGVGRDNGRERDFAYVARDNLTQVLKCHVFRCDSPAKNIATSLHEMCSKIMTERKASKPGLSRLDSDSPRPMVQEFPAPKSELFQRFHVYYLGNVAVAKPVGVDMVNXRLEVAMNAKDKQDWTPVSVNVAPATLTILSRQTEEVLSENRVRFLSFMGVGKDVHSFAFIMAEGPRDFICHMFWCEPNAASLSEAVQAACMLRYQKCLDARPPSLASCLPTPPADSVARRVKKGVQSLLGSFKGYKAAPQSP; encoded by the exons ATGGGTGGCCATGACGATGACATGTCATATGCAATCAATAAACAAAAGCAGGACGAGGAGCTCAAGAACAACCTGAATGACAGCGGACACTGGGTGGACCAGGAGTCCACCGGCAACAACGCCAAATGGGTCAAAGAAGGACGCAACCAGCTGCGCAAAGTAGCCAAGCACCAAGACCACAACTGCAATATCAACCAGAATGGCAACGAGGAGGACTTCCTCCTGCACAAGCTCTCCACCGAGGGAGAGCAACAGGGGGTGCTGGGCAAGTCCCCAAAGACCGCCATCATCCCCGACCTGAACGATGAGGAGTCCTCCAAAGTCCTCATCGACTCCCTGGAGGccccagaggaagaggaggaggaggagcagcggaaggaggaggacgacaaagagaaggaggaggagaagtccgaggaggaggaggaggaggaggatgagtccAGCGTAGCGGAAGGGGAGcgggcagtggaggaggagcagcgcaGCGACACAGAGTCCCAGAGCGAGGGGGCGGCGGTGGGGAGGAACACCTGCCTGCTGTTCTCCAACGTGAGTGGGACGCCCAGCGACGAGGAGGCCAGCTGGCCGGCACTGTCCCAGGAGGCCACAGACCAGGCCCCCGACAGCACCCCCAACGGCAACAGAG ATACCTTCTGGGAGTCCAACGCCTTCGAGACGGACACGGACCTGCCCTCTGGCTGGATGAGGGTGCGGGACACCTCGGGGACCTACTACTGGCACATCCCCACCGGCACCACCCAGTGGGAGCCCCCCTCGGC AGGACAAGCTGGGGACTGCGTCATGTCCTCCAGCATGTCCCTGGAGACCACCCCTGCGAGGAAAAGAggtg AGGAGCCGTGGGTTCATCTTTCCCACCCTGACGAAGGAGCCTCTGATACAGAGCTGTggaag GAGGCTGAGGTGACCTCTGACCAGAGCTTAAAGGAGTTTGAGGGGGCGACGTTGCGCTACG ctctctttagCTACAACTGTTCCCAGTCTGAGGAAGAGCTGAAGCTCCGGCCCCTCTGCACAGATCTGGAGTCCAAG TGCTTCGCCGTGCGCT CTGGCTGGGTGGAGATGTCTGAGGACGACATGGCCCCGGGGAAGAGCAGCGTCGCCGTCAACAACTGCATCCGCCAGCTGTCCTACCACAAACACAACCTGCACGACACCGTGGGCATCTGGG GGACAGGGAAGGATATGCTGATGGTCCTGGAGAACGACACCATGAACCTGATCGACCCCCTGGGCCAGACCCTGCTGCACGCCCAGCCCATCGCCAGCATCCGAGTGTGGGGCGTGGGGAGGGACAACGGCAG GGAAAG GGACTTTGCGTACGTCGCCCGGGACAACCTGACCCAGGTCCTCAAGTGTCACGTGTTCCGCTGTGATTCGCCAGCCAAGAACATCGCCACCAGCCTGCATGAGATGTGCTCCAAG ATAATGACTGAGAGGAAGGCCTCCAAGCCAGGCCTCAGCAGGCTGGACTCGGACTCCCCCAGACCCATGGTCCAGGAGTTCCCCGCCCCAAAAAGCGAGCTCTTCCAGCGCTTCCACGTCTACTACCTGGGGAACGTGGCCGTGGCCAAGCCCGTCG GGGTAGACATGGTGAA GAGGCTTGAAGTTGCTATGAATGCGAAAGACAAACAAGACTGGACCCCTGTTTCTGTCAACGTGGCCCCGGCTACCCTCACCATACTCTCAAGACAG ACGGAGGAGGTGCTGTCAGAGAACCGCGTGCGCTTCCTGTCCTTCATGGGCGTGGGGAAGGACGTCCACTCCTTCGCCTTCATCATGGCCGAAGGCCCGCGAGACTTCATCTGCCACATGTTCTGGTGTGAGCCCAACGCCGCCAGCCTGAGCGAGGCGGTCCAGGCCGCCTGCATG CTCCGCTACCAGAAGTGTCTGGACGCGCGGCCCCCCAGCCTGGCCTCCTGCCTGCCCACCCCCCCGGCCGACTCGGTGGCACGCCGCGTCAAGAAGGGGGTCCAGAGTCTGCTGGGCAGCTTCAAGGGCTACAAGGCTGCCCCCCAGTCCCCCTGA